The proteins below are encoded in one region of Scleropages formosus chromosome 19, fSclFor1.1, whole genome shotgun sequence:
- the odad2 gene encoding armadillo repeat-containing protein 4 yields MTKKGKDGANEPSSKAKGSSLVEESKKKALFSTSSLHGCHSSQKLSKIHGSGPETEDVSESSSGSEEDEEQPEHRPESLTDLPSEYWQIQKIVKYLKGGNQTATVIALCSMRDFNLAQESCQLAIRDVGGLEVLINLLDTEEIKCKIGSLKILKEISSNSQIRRAIADLGGLQTMVEILDSSDKDLKSLAAETVANVAKFRRARRTVRQHGGIKRLVELLHCVPDSAALSEQQEKDIEVARCGALALWSCSRSTRNKEAIRRAGGIPLLARLLKSPHENMLIPVVGTLQECASEKSYRIAIQAEGLIEDLVKNLNSGNHELQMHCASAIFKCAEDKKTRDFVRQYEGLQPLVGLLKVSENKQLLAAATGAIWKCSISLENVEKFQEYNALEMLVGLLTDQPEEVLINVVGALGECARNPPNRATVRKCGGIQPLVGLLTGINPALLVNVTRAVGACAVDLENMAIIDNLDGVRLLWSLLKNPNPDVQANAAWAVCPCIKNAKDAGEMVRSFVGGLELIVNLLKSTNKEVLASVCAAIANIAKDEENLAVITDHGVVPMLAKLANTQADDKLRRHLAEAIAQCCMWGTNRVSFGEAGAVAPLVGYLRSSDASVHQATAEALFQLSKDPNNCITMHENGVVKLLLGMIGSSDEVLQEAAAGCVANIRRLALANEKARYN; encoded by the exons ATGACTAAGAAAGGTAAAGATGGAGCAAATGAGCCAAGCTCTAAAGCAAAAGGAAGCTCTTTAGTGGAAGAGAGCAAGaaaaaggcacttttctccacgTCTTCTTTACATGGATGTCATTCTTCACAAAAATT GTCTAAGATTCATGGAAGTGGGCCTGAAACAGAAGATGTCAGCGAGAGCTCCAGCGGGagtgaggaggatgaggaacaGCCGGAGCACCGGCCTGAGAGCCTCACCGACCTTCCCTCCGAGTACTGGCAGATCCAGAAGATTGTCAAGTATTTAAAG GGAGGCAACCAGACAGCCACAGTAATTGCTCTGTGCTCAATGAGGGACTTTAATTTAGCACAGGAGTCCTGCCAGTTGGCCATCCGGGATGTAGGTGGCCTTGAAGTTCTCATTAACTTGCTGGATACAGAAGAAATCAAATGCAAA ATTGGCTCGCtgaaaatcctgaaggaaatCAGTAGTAACTCACAGATCCGGAGAGCGATCGCCGACCTCGGCGGCCTACAGACTATGGTGGAGATATTGGACTCTTCAGACAAGGATCTCAAAAGTCTTGCTGCGGAGACCGTTGCCAATGTGGCAAAGTTTCGAAGGGCGAGAAGGACAGTGAGGCAGCACGGTGGAATTAAGAGACTC GTTGAGCTCCTGCACTGTGTCCCAgactcagcagctctgtcagagcagcaggagaaagACATTGAGGTGGCGCGTTGTGGGGCCCTGGCGCtctggagctgcagcaggagcaccaGGAACAAGGAGGCCATCCGCAGAGCGGGCGGCATCCCGCTGCTTGCACGTCTCCTCAAATCCCCTCATGAAAACATGCTGATCCCTGTGGTGGGCACATTGCAGGAATGTGCCTCTGAG aaaagtTACAGGATCGCCATTCAAGCTGAGGGACTGATTGAAGATCTGGTCAAAAATCTCAATTCTGGTAACCATGAGCTTCAAATGCACTGTGCCAGTGCCATCTTTAAG tgtgcAGAGGATAAAAAAACGCGTGACTTTGTGCGGCAGTATGAAGGACTTCAGCCGCTTGTTGGTCTTCTGAAGGTATCTGAGAACAAGCAGCTCCTGGCCGCTGCTACTGGAGCCATCTGGAAATGTTCCATTAGCTTGGAGAACGTTGAAAA GTTTCAGGAGTACAACGCCCTGGAGATGCTGGTGGGGCTGTTGACAGACCAACCTGAGGAGGTGCTCATCAACGTGGTGGGGGCCCTTGGTGAATGTGCGCGGAACCCACCCAACCGGGCCACCGTCAGGAAGTGCGGTGGCATCCAGCCGCTGGTCGGTCTCCTGACGGGGATCAACCCGGCGCTGCTGGTCAACGTCACTCGAGCCGTGGGGGCCTGTGCCGTGGACTTGGAGAACATGGC AATAATCGACAACTTGGATGGAGTTCGTCTCCTCTGGTCCCTGTTAAAAAATCCAAATCCAGATGTTCAAGCCAATGCCGCATGGGCAGTCTGTCCCTGCATCAAAAATGCAAAG GATGCAGGGGAAATGGTGCGATCCTTTGTTGGCGGACTGGAGTTGATTGTTAATTTGCTGAAATCGACAAACAAAGAGGTCCTGGCAAGCGTCTGCGCTGCCATCGCCAACATAGCCAAAGACGAAGAGAATCTGGCAGTGATAACGGACCACGGGGTCGTGCCGATGCTGGCGAAACTGGCAAACACA CAGGCTGATGACAAGCTGCGCCGCCACCTGGCTGAAGCCATTGCTCAGTGCTGCATGTGGGGGACCAACCGTGTGTCCTTTGGGGAGGCTGGTGCCGTGGCTCCGCTGGTGGGCTACCTCAGGTCTTCGGACGCCTCAGTCCATCAGGCCACCGCAGAGGCCCTTTTCCAGCTGTCTAAGGATCCTAACAACTGCATCACAATGCATGAAAATGGAGTGGTCAAG CTGCTCCTGGGCATGATTGGATCTAGTGATGAGGTTCTTCAAGAAGCAGCAGCTGGCTGTGTGGCCAACATCCGGCGACTTGCCCTGGCCAACGAAAAGGCCAGATACAACTGA